A genomic region of Lysinibacillus sp. 2017 contains the following coding sequences:
- a CDS encoding DegV family protein translates to MSKIVLSTESVADLPKDFIEKYQIQIIPMHVIMDGKDYLESELSVEEVFDYYNHTKKIPSTTSTNAHEYHSLFTGIRNKFPDSIIIHLGYTSRSSGSFQSALIAAQDFENLFLVDTLNVTGGLATIVMYAAKLLEEDPSIDHVQLIEKIEFIASKTRFSFIPNSLEFLRAGGRVSNVAFIGGTLLKIKPCIELKEGKLVPTKKYHGNMRYVAEKLMQDYLNQYDIDRKQLNLIYSIGLNETIKRNMEKIAKDKGFEKVEWIQGGPTISTHAGPGCFGISGIER, encoded by the coding sequence ATGAGCAAGATTGTTTTATCTACAGAAAGTGTAGCCGACTTACCAAAAGACTTTATTGAAAAGTATCAAATTCAAATCATACCGATGCATGTCATCATGGATGGAAAAGATTATTTAGAGAGCGAGCTTTCTGTAGAGGAAGTTTTTGATTATTATAATCATACTAAAAAAATCCCATCTACAACATCTACGAATGCACATGAATATCATAGTTTATTTACAGGGATTAGGAATAAATTTCCTGATAGCATTATTATTCACTTGGGATATACGTCAAGATCTTCGGGTTCCTTTCAAAGTGCGTTAATTGCAGCGCAAGATTTCGAAAATCTATTCCTAGTGGATACGCTAAATGTTACAGGTGGATTGGCTACAATTGTGATGTATGCGGCTAAATTACTTGAAGAAGATCCTTCTATTGACCATGTTCAGCTGATTGAAAAAATAGAATTCATTGCGTCTAAAACAAGGTTTTCTTTCATTCCCAATAGTTTAGAGTTTTTAAGAGCGGGCGGACGGGTGAGTAACGTTGCTTTTATTGGCGGGACGCTTTTAAAAATAAAGCCATGCATCGAATTAAAAGAAGGAAAGCTCGTTCCAACTAAAAAATATCATGGGAATATGAGATATGTCGCGGAAAAACTTATGCAAGATTACTTAAACCAATATGATATTGATAGAAAACAGCTAAATTTAATCTATTCTATCGGACTTAATGAAACTATAAAAAGAAATATGGAGAAAATCGCAAAGGATAAAGGCTTTGAAAAGGTAGAGTGGATACAAGGGGGTCCAACGATTTCTACCCATGCTGGACCTGGATGTTTTGGGATTTCGGGAATAGAACGATAG
- a CDS encoding tRNA-dihydrouridine synthase: MANNFWQDLPKPFFVLAPMEDVTDLVFRHVVAEAGRPDVFFTEFTNSDSYCHPEGIKSVRGRLSFTEDEQPLVAHIWGDNPEYFRKMSIGMAELGFKGIDLNMGCPVPNVAQRGKGSGLILRPEVAAELIEAAKAGGLPVSVKTRLGYKEVDEWKEWLTHILKQDIANLSIHLRTRKEMSAVDAHWDLIPEIKKLRDEIAPNTLLTINGDIPDRAKGLELAEKYGIDGVMIGRGIFKNPFAFEKEPKEHSPKEYLDLLKLQLDLQDKYAEILPRAMSGLHRFFKIYVKGFRGAGELRNQLMNTKSTDEVRTLLDQFELDNVE, from the coding sequence ATGGCAAATAATTTTTGGCAGGACTTACCAAAGCCATTTTTTGTACTAGCACCAATGGAAGATGTGACGGATCTTGTATTTCGTCATGTCGTCGCAGAAGCAGGAAGACCAGATGTATTTTTTACGGAGTTTACAAACTCAGATAGCTATTGTCACCCAGAAGGTATTAAAAGTGTGCGTGGGCGTTTATCTTTTACAGAAGATGAGCAGCCGCTTGTTGCACATATTTGGGGAGATAACCCTGAGTATTTCCGTAAAATGAGTATTGGGATGGCGGAACTAGGCTTTAAAGGCATTGATCTTAATATGGGCTGTCCTGTACCGAATGTAGCACAAAGAGGGAAAGGTAGTGGCTTAATTTTACGACCAGAAGTGGCAGCAGAACTAATTGAAGCAGCCAAAGCGGGCGGATTACCTGTCAGTGTAAAAACGCGACTAGGTTATAAAGAAGTCGATGAGTGGAAAGAGTGGCTGACACATATTTTAAAACAAGATATCGCCAACCTTTCGATTCATTTACGTACAAGAAAAGAAATGAGTGCGGTTGATGCGCATTGGGATTTGATTCCAGAAATTAAAAAATTACGAGATGAAATTGCACCGAATACGTTATTAACTATTAATGGCGACATTCCTGACCGTGCAAAGGGCTTAGAACTTGCTGAAAAATACGGTATTGACGGGGTTATGATTGGGCGCGGTATTTTTAAAAATCCGTTTGCTTTTGAAAAAGAGCCAAAAGAGCATAGTCCAAAAGAATATCTTGATCTTTTAAAATTACAATTGGACCTACAAGACAAGTACGCAGAAATATTGCCACGCGCAATGTCTGGACTTCATCGCTTTTTCAAAATTTATGTTAAAGGATTCCGTGGTGCAGGCGAATTAAGAAATCAATTGATGAATACAAAGTCAACGGATGAAGTGCGTACATTGCTCGATCAATTTGAATTAGACAATGTTGAGTGA
- a CDS encoding Ger(x)C family spore germination protein — MIKNIGFIILLLSPLLLAACWDKIEVEERGFVSGIAIDMADSSSKMDIDERAQPQIVGETRLQQDEKIINQHLNEDYGQDKNSKFQLTQQLIVPSGLVQGQNSGNSMPAFRNLSQTGNTIIEMNRDMIKQAGRITNVTHLNVVLFSEAVATEEGLFEDLMDIFLREKDMLRSVKVAITKDHAGDYLYVLPENEKIPGMYISKLLENKSNLEIAQPLIVGDIQALLLSKKSFAIPILNIVNTSTINYTGLSIYNGKKNKVVGMLTSDDAKGVNFINSKDQTGTLNIKFNNHDITFEILKVKSKISLKNKDKNHLKFHITINVEAGIAEQYGSLDIMNESHYKELKKALEKQITQMTTNTVSILQNDVQTDLLGINTHLYKYHYPLWSKVKDDWEDGQAYFSKSDVNIDVNVTIEKPGNILKSH, encoded by the coding sequence ATGATTAAAAATATAGGATTTATTATTCTTTTATTAAGTCCGCTACTTCTTGCTGCTTGTTGGGATAAAATTGAGGTTGAAGAAAGAGGGTTTGTATCCGGTATTGCAATCGATATGGCAGATAGTTCTAGCAAGATGGATATTGATGAACGCGCTCAACCGCAAATAGTAGGCGAAACGCGATTACAACAAGACGAAAAAATAATTAATCAACACCTTAATGAAGATTATGGTCAAGATAAAAATAGTAAGTTTCAATTAACACAGCAACTTATTGTGCCCTCTGGCTTAGTGCAGGGTCAAAATAGTGGTAATTCAATGCCGGCCTTTCGAAATTTATCTCAAACTGGCAATACAATTATTGAAATGAATCGAGATATGATTAAACAAGCAGGGCGAATCACAAATGTGACGCATTTAAATGTTGTCCTATTTTCTGAGGCAGTAGCAACAGAAGAGGGTTTATTTGAGGATTTAATGGATATTTTCCTTCGTGAAAAGGATATGTTACGTAGTGTAAAAGTTGCGATTACAAAAGATCATGCGGGGGATTACCTATACGTTCTCCCTGAAAACGAGAAAATCCCTGGTATGTATATTTCCAAGCTATTAGAAAACAAGTCGAATTTGGAAATAGCTCAACCACTAATAGTTGGCGATATACAAGCTTTACTTCTATCCAAAAAAAGTTTTGCCATTCCTATATTAAATATCGTAAATACATCAACCATCAATTATACCGGTCTTTCAATTTATAACGGGAAGAAAAACAAGGTCGTTGGTATGTTAACTAGTGATGACGCTAAAGGAGTTAATTTCATCAATTCTAAAGATCAAACGGGTACGTTGAATATTAAATTTAATAATCATGATATTACGTTTGAAATATTAAAAGTTAAAAGTAAAATTTCACTAAAAAATAAGGATAAAAATCATTTAAAATTCCATATTACAATTAATGTTGAAGCAGGCATTGCAGAGCAATATGGTTCCCTTGATATCATGAACGAGTCTCACTATAAAGAGTTAAAAAAAGCATTGGAAAAACAGATTACTCAAATGACTACAAATACGGTTTCTATTTTGCAAAACGATGTGCAAACAGATTTACTTGGGATAAATACACATCTTTATAAATACCATTATCCTTTATGGTCAAAAGTCAAAGATGATTGGGAAGACGGTCAAGCTTATTTTTCAAAGAGTGATGTGAATATTGATGTCAATGTAACAATCGAAAAGCCTGGAAATATTCTTAAATCGCATTAA
- a CDS encoding VanW family protein yields MRLSELHPIFYRARIQQKRLFRFLANLQERKRFATHKELSTTFSYTCKKHQSLLRRKLGNSDPKLQENKIINLKTAASEMDGVIIKPGETFSFWQLVGKTTEVRGYIEGMQLSMGEVKTGIGGGICQLANLLYWMTLHTSLVVTERHHHSFDPFPDSGRTLPFGSGASVFYNYIDLRFYNPTSRSFQIKVWVTDKHLKGAIFSNEEMPYSYHIEERQHQFLKQNGKNYRQNGIWRKTIDKKTGQMIKEELLIKNFSEVKYPIPEELN; encoded by the coding sequence TTGAGATTATCTGAACTTCATCCAATCTTCTACCGCGCACGAATTCAACAGAAAAGACTTTTTCGATTTTTAGCAAATTTACAGGAAAGAAAACGGTTTGCAACGCATAAAGAATTATCAACAACATTCTCTTATACTTGTAAAAAGCACCAATCATTGTTAAGAAGAAAATTGGGAAATAGCGACCCTAAATTACAAGAAAATAAGATAATAAATTTAAAGACTGCTGCGAGTGAAATGGACGGAGTAATTATTAAACCTGGTGAAACCTTTTCTTTTTGGCAACTGGTGGGTAAAACTACTGAAGTAAGAGGCTATATTGAGGGCATGCAGCTCTCAATGGGAGAAGTGAAGACGGGAATTGGCGGTGGAATTTGTCAGTTAGCGAATTTACTATATTGGATGACGCTGCACACATCCCTTGTTGTTACGGAAAGGCATCATCATAGTTTTGACCCATTTCCTGACTCGGGACGAACTCTTCCATTTGGTAGTGGTGCGAGTGTTTTTTACAATTACATAGATTTACGATTTTATAATCCGACCTCTAGATCTTTTCAAATAAAAGTTTGGGTAACTGATAAACATTTGAAAGGTGCCATATTCTCCAATGAAGAAATGCCCTACTCCTATCATATTGAGGAAAGACAACATCAATTTTTAAAACAGAATGGGAAAAACTATCGCCAGAATGGGATTTGGAGAAAGACTATCGATAAAAAAACGGGGCAAATGATAAAAGAAGAGCTGCTAATTAAAAACTTTTCAGAAGTGAAGTATCCTATACCGGAGGAATTAAACTGA
- a CDS encoding NAD(P)/FAD-dependent oxidoreductase, with the protein MDVFDCIVIGGGPSGLSASLTLGRARRNIALFDDGTNRNRVTQESHGFITRDGIKPQEFKEIGLKELENYPSISYFNTTITEINKDISNDKFIIKTANGQEFVAEKIILATGIREVFSIPSIRNFYGKSLFSCPYCDGWEQRDKPLVVIAEKEEHVLHLAKLIYTWSQDLVVLTNGLELSKEGVTELQKRSIRIISEPIKNLIGNDGYLQKIEFVTGETISRSGGFVAPSYYRPNQFAEKLGCKVHGNGKVITDGVGRSTQKNIYIAGETEKSKPTSLMISAAKGNKAAVSVNTDLTMERF; encoded by the coding sequence ATGGATGTTTTTGATTGCATCGTTATAGGTGGAGGCCCATCTGGGTTAAGTGCCAGTTTAACTTTAGGGAGGGCAAGGAGAAATATTGCGTTATTTGACGATGGAACGAATAGGAATAGAGTAACGCAAGAGTCACATGGTTTTATTACTCGAGATGGGATAAAACCACAAGAGTTTAAAGAAATAGGGTTAAAAGAGTTGGAGAATTATCCATCCATATCATATTTTAATACAACAATTACGGAAATAAATAAGGATATAAGTAATGATAAATTTATTATCAAAACAGCTAATGGTCAGGAATTTGTTGCAGAAAAGATTATATTAGCTACCGGTATTCGAGAGGTGTTTTCTATACCAAGTATTAGAAATTTTTATGGAAAAAGTCTATTTAGCTGCCCGTATTGCGATGGCTGGGAGCAAAGGGATAAGCCATTAGTTGTTATTGCAGAAAAAGAAGAGCATGTATTGCATCTGGCTAAATTGATTTATACCTGGTCGCAGGATTTAGTTGTCCTAACAAATGGACTTGAACTATCTAAAGAAGGCGTTACAGAGTTACAAAAACGCAGCATCAGAATTATATCAGAGCCGATAAAAAATTTAATAGGTAATGACGGATATCTACAAAAAATTGAGTTTGTAACAGGAGAAACCATCTCAAGATCAGGTGGATTTGTTGCGCCATCCTATTACCGCCCTAATCAATTTGCTGAGAAGCTTGGCTGTAAAGTTCATGGAAATGGAAAGGTTATAACAGATGGTGTTGGTAGATCAACCCAAAAAAATATATATATTGCGGGAGAAACTGAAAAGTCCAAACCCACCTCATTAATGATTTCAGCTGCCAAGGGCAATAAAGCTGCAGTTTCCGTAAATACTGATCTAACTATGGAACGTTTTTGA
- a CDS encoding malate synthase, with protein MNLINKKVTHKLFGTGSIVKHNDSSIEIHFATESKKFVFPDVFGTHLKLHDKSDANSLEKMIQKNEIERKEEEVKKEEEKKLQRINEELHLQHEKLMKNHKLHPESQMVFWCDKEEQSSAFSEWKVFAGVSKSGNNKGKPSKPVRLHQNSAVLLTSVDPDMPEKERRILGVYMVEEGFIGKLCEDGYIPAHSKYRIQLTEEESNKILFWEYYVNEKFTHKMTWNTGKHRYFDNSWMAQILLDIVSLKTDPEERELAQQFFKYFCKMNQITAQELTKPNGALMRN; from the coding sequence ATGAATCTAATCAATAAGAAAGTTACACACAAGCTTTTTGGTACAGGTAGTATAGTTAAACATAATGATTCTAGTATTGAAATACATTTCGCAACAGAAAGTAAAAAGTTTGTTTTCCCTGATGTATTTGGAACGCATCTTAAACTACATGATAAAAGCGATGCCAATTCACTTGAAAAAATGATACAAAAAAATGAAATAGAGCGTAAGGAAGAAGAAGTTAAGAAGGAAGAGGAGAAAAAACTCCAACGAATTAATGAAGAACTTCACTTGCAACATGAAAAACTTATGAAAAACCATAAACTTCATCCCGAATCACAAATGGTTTTTTGGTGTGATAAAGAAGAACAAAGTAGTGCCTTTTCAGAGTGGAAGGTTTTTGCTGGCGTTTCGAAAAGCGGTAATAATAAAGGAAAGCCAAGCAAACCCGTACGCTTGCATCAAAATAGTGCTGTGTTGTTAACATCAGTAGATCCTGACATGCCTGAAAAAGAAAGACGCATCTTAGGTGTCTATATGGTGGAGGAAGGATTTATCGGTAAGCTTTGTGAAGACGGATATATTCCTGCTCATTCAAAATACAGAATCCAACTTACAGAAGAAGAATCGAATAAGATTCTTTTCTGGGAATATTACGTAAATGAAAAATTCACCCATAAAATGACATGGAATACAGGTAAACACCGTTATTTCGATAATTCTTGGATGGCTCAAATTTTGTTAGATATCGTTTCATTAAAGACTGACCCAGAGGAACGAGAGCTGGCACAACAATTTTTCAAATATTTTTGCAAAATGAATCAAATTACAGCCCAAGAGTTAACAAAGCCTAATGGCGCATTAATGCGTAATTAG
- a CDS encoding endospore germination permease, with protein sequence MTLYKEAEFINDKDIMFAVASNIISVTILFLPRYIAENTVSADGWLTILFGGLIAIVFGWLLAKIASSFPNQSFLSFASYLVSKPVAIILSILFIAQYIAISAFQIREIATLSHEYLFDRTPIEVVCLAFILVVVYAVSGSRAAIFRLNILFFPFVIGGLLLLIFFPLGAMKLENLLPIFESDLKGIVQGTTSSLHAFLGFGIVLFYISLVKKPQQTPKMTMLGILWPFFFYIIIFIVCIGVFGNAVTNNLYYPVFELSKTVSNPGNFIERFDSILFIIWTLIVFTTSLMAFDIAVLLLNLIFKNANKMTIIFILSPVITFLAMLPTNYIAVNQIAKYMAYIQIGFLVFVIFLLGIMLLVKGVKTND encoded by the coding sequence ATGACACTTTATAAAGAAGCTGAATTTATTAACGATAAAGACATTATGTTTGCCGTGGCCTCAAATATTATTAGTGTTACCATTTTATTTTTGCCACGTTATATTGCCGAAAATACAGTATCAGCGGATGGATGGCTTACCATTTTATTTGGTGGACTTATTGCCATTGTTTTTGGGTGGCTACTTGCAAAAATTGCAAGTTCCTTTCCAAATCAATCATTTCTTTCCTTTGCATCTTATTTAGTTTCAAAACCAGTTGCCATTATTTTGAGCATTCTCTTTATCGCACAATATATCGCCATTTCTGCCTTTCAAATTAGAGAAATCGCAACATTATCCCATGAATATTTATTTGATCGTACACCGATTGAAGTTGTTTGTTTAGCGTTTATTCTCGTAGTCGTTTATGCTGTTAGCGGTTCTCGTGCCGCTATTTTTCGTCTTAATATTCTTTTTTTTCCCTTTGTTATCGGTGGGTTATTATTACTGATCTTCTTTCCTCTTGGAGCAATGAAACTTGAAAATTTACTGCCTATCTTTGAGTCAGATTTAAAAGGGATTGTTCAAGGAACGACATCTAGTTTACATGCCTTTTTAGGTTTTGGTATTGTATTATTTTATATTTCGCTCGTAAAAAAACCTCAGCAGACACCTAAGATGACTATGTTAGGAATTTTATGGCCATTTTTCTTTTATATCATTATTTTTATTGTGTGCATCGGTGTTTTTGGGAATGCAGTTACAAATAATCTCTACTATCCGGTATTTGAGTTATCAAAAACAGTATCAAATCCTGGAAACTTTATTGAGCGCTTTGATTCAATTTTATTTATTATTTGGACGCTCATTGTATTTACAACCAGCTTAATGGCCTTTGATATTGCTGTACTGCTACTAAATTTAATTTTTAAAAATGCTAATAAAATGACAATTATTTTTATCTTGTCTCCTGTTATCACCTTTTTAGCTATGTTGCCGACAAATTATATTGCAGTCAATCAAATAGCAAAATATATGGCATACATACAGATAGGCTTTTTAGTTTTTGTTATATTTCTTCTTGGAATTATGTTATTAGTCAAGGGTGTGAAGACGAATGATTAA
- the splB gene encoding spore photoproduct lyase has product MNKPFIPQLVYFEPKALEYPLGIELKEKFEGLGIEIRYTTSHNQIRNLPGDNDLQKYRIAKSTLVVGIRKTLKFDTSKPSAEYAIPLATGCMGHCHYCYLQTTMGSKPYLRTYVNVDEILEVADHYIEERAPEITRFEAACTSDIVGIDHLTHSLKRAIEHFGQTELGRLRFVTKFHHVDHLLDANHNGHTRFRFSINADYVIKNLEPGTSPLAKRIEAAGKVARAGYPLGFIVAPIYLHEGWQDGYYHMFERLDAELPRDAREDITFEFIQHRFTKAAKNVIEKNYPKTKLELDESSRRIKWGKYGIGKYIYQKEEEDEMKVQLYSYMEKFFPNAKLEYFT; this is encoded by the coding sequence ATGAATAAACCCTTTATACCCCAGCTTGTTTATTTTGAGCCAAAAGCCTTGGAGTATCCGTTAGGTATAGAACTGAAAGAAAAGTTTGAAGGGCTAGGTATCGAGATTCGTTATACAACCTCACATAATCAGATACGGAATTTACCTGGAGACAATGATTTGCAAAAGTATCGTATCGCAAAATCTACGCTCGTCGTGGGCATTCGCAAGACATTAAAGTTTGACACGTCCAAACCATCCGCAGAATATGCCATTCCTCTTGCGACAGGATGTATGGGGCATTGTCATTATTGTTATTTACAAACAACGATGGGGAGTAAACCGTATCTTCGTACATATGTGAATGTCGATGAAATTTTAGAAGTGGCAGATCATTATATAGAAGAACGTGCTCCTGAGATTACGCGATTTGAAGCAGCTTGTACATCTGATATTGTTGGGATAGACCATTTAACGCATTCATTGAAAAGGGCAATTGAACATTTTGGCCAAACGGAATTAGGAAGATTAAGGTTTGTAACAAAATTTCATCATGTCGATCATTTGCTCGATGCTAATCATAACGGCCACACAAGATTTCGATTTAGTATTAATGCAGATTACGTCATTAAAAATTTAGAGCCAGGTACTTCACCTTTAGCAAAGCGTATTGAAGCAGCTGGGAAAGTAGCAAGAGCTGGTTATCCACTTGGTTTTATCGTAGCACCGATTTATCTTCATGAAGGTTGGCAGGATGGGTACTATCATATGTTTGAGCGTCTTGATGCGGAGTTACCGAGGGATGCACGAGAAGATATCACATTTGAATTCATTCAGCACCGATTTACAAAGGCTGCAAAAAACGTCATTGAGAAAAACTATCCGAAGACTAAATTAGAGTTAGATGAATCTTCAAGGCGTATTAAATGGGGAAAGTATGGAATCGGAAAATACATTTATCAAAAAGAAGAAGAGGATGAAATGAAAGTACAGTTATACAGCTATATGGAAAAATTCTTTCCAAATGCGAAACTCGAGTATTTTACGTGA
- a CDS encoding cold-shock protein: MTQGTVKWFNAEKGFGFIEVEGGNDVFAHFSAIQGDGFKSLDEGQKVEFEVEDGQRGPQATNIVKL; this comes from the coding sequence ATGACACAAGGTACAGTAAAATGGTTTAACGCAGAAAAAGGTTTTGGTTTTATCGAAGTTGAAGGCGGAAACGACGTATTCGCTCACTTCTCAGCAATCCAAGGCGACGGTTTCAAATCTTTAGACGAAGGTCAAAAAGTTGAATTCGAAGTTGAAGATGGTCAACGTGGCCCACAAGCTACAAACATCGTAAAACTTTAA
- a CDS encoding spore germination protein, which yields MSNLSNEQSNLENSLEINVEIIKKILGNPADLIIRESSIGIIENKFVMIYLKGIVNEDQVNNNILRILELNKKEPKTSMFDTVYEEMIALTEIKKSKNINQIIKALLEGDTAVLLNECNQAILLGTSGGEFRSIEEPQSESVIRGSRSGFVESLKFNLALIRREVKDPNLRINTMKIGKQSNQNIAICHIEGRAKPEIVDEVVRRLKTMEIDFAPDSGFIEQWIEDSNLSPFPQILDTERPDRVAYNLTKGKICIIVEGSPFALLMPITIGDSLKSIEDYNQRWLISTLLRLLRFVSFYMTLFLPALYVALVSYHPELIPTQLLFTIASSRESVPFPSLIEALIIALFYEILQEAGTRLPSKIGQTIGIVGGIVIGEIAVQAGIVTPLMVIAISLTAISAFTLPNYSLSIGLRVIRFGAIFAATMLGLYGIILVFIMIHIHLANLKSIGIPYSAPFAPNYLWDLKNVIIRAPITTLVKRQPQPFLEPDEDKEQKNNGGKGKP from the coding sequence ATGAGTAATCTTTCAAATGAACAAAGCAATCTTGAGAACAGTTTGGAGATTAATGTAGAAATCATAAAAAAAATACTTGGAAACCCCGCAGATTTAATTATTCGAGAAAGTAGTATTGGAATTATTGAAAATAAATTTGTCATGATTTATTTAAAGGGAATTGTAAATGAGGACCAAGTAAATAACAATATCTTAAGAATCCTTGAGTTGAACAAAAAAGAACCTAAAACTTCCATGTTTGATACGGTTTACGAAGAAATGATTGCACTGACCGAAATTAAAAAATCGAAAAATATTAATCAGATTATTAAAGCCTTATTAGAGGGCGATACGGCTGTTCTATTAAATGAATGCAACCAAGCGATACTGTTAGGGACAAGTGGTGGCGAATTTCGTTCGATCGAGGAACCACAGTCTGAATCTGTAATACGTGGCTCTAGATCAGGCTTTGTCGAGAGCTTAAAATTTAATCTTGCACTTATACGACGAGAAGTTAAGGATCCAAATCTTCGCATTAATACAATGAAAATTGGGAAACAATCTAATCAAAATATTGCTATTTGCCATATTGAAGGACGAGCTAAACCCGAAATTGTAGATGAGGTCGTTCGCCGATTAAAAACCATGGAGATTGATTTTGCCCCGGATTCTGGATTTATTGAACAATGGATTGAAGATAGTAATTTATCGCCCTTTCCACAAATACTTGATACAGAGAGGCCTGACAGAGTCGCCTATAATTTAACGAAAGGGAAAATTTGCATTATCGTAGAAGGTTCACCTTTTGCTCTCCTCATGCCAATCACTATTGGGGATTCCCTTAAATCAATTGAAGATTATAATCAACGATGGTTAATAAGTACGTTACTACGTCTTTTGCGCTTTGTTTCTTTCTATATGACACTTTTTTTACCAGCACTTTATGTAGCACTCGTATCCTATCACCCGGAATTAATTCCGACACAGCTTTTATTTACAATTGCTTCCTCAAGAGAGAGTGTGCCTTTTCCTTCCTTAATCGAAGCATTGATAATCGCGTTATTTTATGAAATATTGCAGGAAGCTGGAACAAGATTACCTAGTAAGATTGGTCAGACTATTGGGATTGTGGGTGGTATTGTTATTGGTGAAATTGCCGTACAAGCTGGTATTGTAACCCCTTTAATGGTAATTGCCATTTCTCTAACAGCAATTTCAGCATTTACACTTCCAAATTACAGTCTATCCATAGGGCTTAGAGTCATACGTTTTGGCGCTATTTTTGCCGCTACGATGCTTGGATTGTATGGAATTATCCTTGTCTTTATAATGATTCACATTCACTTGGCAAATTTAAAAAGTATCGGAATCCCTTATTCAGCACCTTTTGCACCCAATTACTTATGGGATTTAAAAAATGTGATCATCCGCGCTCCCATTACTACACTTGTAAAGCGTCAGCCTCAACCATTTTTAGAACCTGACGAGGATAAAGAACAAAAGAATAATGGAGGAAAGGGTAAGCCATGA